The following proteins come from a genomic window of Alicyclobacillus dauci:
- a CDS encoding YggS family pyridoxal phosphate-dependent enzyme: MDTFIAENLAWIQAEISRAANSAQRNSEDVRIIAVTKTAESDILPLLIQAGIRDAAENRWQVAREKFQHGAAADLQWHFIGSLQTNKVKYVVPHFSWIHSVDRMELASAISHEAVKRNRHVSLLLQVNIAEEAQKHGLRVDEVLSVAEQVVTLPNVMLRGLMTMAPLCENPDDTRPVFRALRDLQRDLQMKMSLEDFDQLSMGMSQDFRIAVEEGSTMVRIGRRLVQPFSEQAEGGH, from the coding sequence ATGGATACGTTTATCGCAGAGAATCTGGCATGGATTCAGGCAGAAATTTCACGAGCAGCGAATTCCGCTCAGAGGAATTCAGAGGACGTCCGCATCATTGCTGTGACAAAAACCGCTGAAAGCGATATTTTACCGTTGCTCATCCAAGCAGGTATCCGCGATGCGGCGGAAAATCGCTGGCAGGTTGCGCGGGAGAAGTTCCAGCACGGCGCAGCAGCGGACTTGCAGTGGCATTTCATTGGCTCTCTGCAGACGAACAAGGTCAAATATGTTGTTCCGCATTTTTCGTGGATTCACTCAGTGGATCGAATGGAGCTTGCATCGGCAATCTCACACGAAGCCGTAAAGCGCAATCGTCATGTAAGTCTACTCTTACAGGTGAATATTGCAGAAGAAGCACAAAAGCACGGCTTGCGGGTGGACGAGGTTCTGTCTGTCGCCGAACAGGTTGTCACGCTTCCGAATGTGATGTTGCGCGGCTTGATGACCATGGCACCGTTATGTGAGAATCCAGATGACACTCGACCTGTCTTTCGAGCTTTGCGCGACCTTCAGCGAGATCTCCAGATGAAGATGTCACTGGAGGATTTTGACCAACTTTCCATGGGCATGTCTCAGGATTTTCGAATTGCTGTCGAAGAGGGGTCCACCATGGTAAGAATTGGACGAAGGCTTGTACAGCCGTTCTCTGAACAAGCTGAGGGAGGTCACTAG
- a CDS encoding YggT family protein: MGVIVNIIQGLFSAYWYVLLATAVVGFIPDLRETQVGQLLFRVTDPYLHVFRRYIRPLPLGQISLDLSWMVGVAVFFIIEEAVSSVLMRLLVSAA, encoded by the coding sequence GTGGGTGTTATTGTCAATATCATTCAAGGACTGTTTTCTGCTTATTGGTACGTATTGTTGGCCACAGCCGTTGTCGGGTTTATCCCAGACCTTCGTGAAACTCAAGTAGGTCAACTCCTGTTTCGTGTTACGGATCCGTATTTGCACGTATTTCGCCGTTACATCCGCCCGCTACCTCTTGGTCAGATCTCATTGGATCTATCGTGGATGGTGGGCGTGGCCGTCTTTTTTATCATCGAAGAGGCGGTTTCAAGTGTACTCATGCGACTGTTGGTGAGCGCGGCATGA